In Pelagicoccus sp. SDUM812003, the sequence CCAGTGATGTCGTGCACCATCTGGGCATCGGTGAATGCCACCTTGCGAATGTAGACCGAACCGAGCTGATAGCCCCATTTTTCCGAAAGCGGGGAGACATGAGAACGGACTGAGCGGCTCAAGCTGTGACGATCCTCCAGCATGGTTTCCATTTCAAGATTGCTCAGTACCGAAACCGTGGCGTTCGCCACGTTCGCCTCCAGCGACTGGTCCGGATTCGCGTTCACGAAGAGGAACTTCTCTGGATCGATCACCTTCATTTCATACCAGATGCCAACCCCCATAGGCGTGCCTTCCTCCGAATTGACCATCTGGTTGCGCAAATAGCTCTGACGCATGGAAGAGCTCACGAAGTGCCGCTTGCCAAAGAACGGCACCAGCAGAGCTCGCATTCCCAGCAGCCGCACGGGCGAGTGGAGGCCAGCTTCGTCGATGCACCCGATGACCTTGCCAAACAAGGTGAAGACCACGCTGGTGCGTTCCTGAACCGCAATGAAAAGCCCGAAAAACGAGAGCAAGGATAGAAAAACAGGCACAAACAGGATGCCTGCAAAAAACGCGATAGCAGCAAAGATTTCCATTTTCGTAGCCTCCGTATTAGTTGCTTCGATACATCTTCTTAGCCTGCCCCAAGAGCGGGACACGCATGTTCCTGAGGTAGACTTCCAATCCGGAAGAACCGCCTTCCTGCTTGATCTTGCTCAGCGTCTCGCTGAGCTGCTTGAGCGGGGCGACCTCCGCTTCCGCATTGTTGGTGGCGATCTCCACCGCTCGCTTGGAAAGCGTGATTTGCTGATCTGCGTCAGCCTGAGCGGTCGAGATGTCCGCCGCGACTTGGTTCCGGGTGCTGTTGATCGCCGCCAATGCCCGGTCCACTTCTTCAGGCGGATCGATTTCCGTGATGAGCGCCGCGTCGAGCTCGATCCCGTAGCGTGCCGCCGTCGTCTGGCATTGCTCCTCCATATACTTGTTGATCAAAGGGAGGTTCTTTCTCAAATCGTTGATCGAGACGCCCTCCTGAGCCTCCTCCGGCACGCTGTTCCCCAGCTCCTCTCCGCCGACCTCCATCTTCAGCAAGCTGGGACTCTTGGGATCCACGAAGTTGGAAATGCGTTCCCGCAAAATGGATACGAAATAGCCCATCACATGCTCGAGGGGACTCTCCACGCCGAACAAGTACGCGTATAAGTGATTTTCTGATACACGATACCGGATCTGTCCTCGAACGCCTGTCGTGAGGTTGTCCTTGGTCACCGCCTCGATCGTAGGCTGATCCTTGGAAGGGTCCCAGGTGATGTCCATGGACTGCGTCGAAATGTTCACCTTGTAAACCTTCTGCCAAGGCCAGCGAAAATAGGGGCCGCCAGGCTTGATCACCTCGACTTCGGGGAAATTGTATCGAACGGCTTCTTCTTCGCTCAAGCCGTTCGCTTGAGGATCGCCTTTCAATCGGCGAGCTCTGCCAAAGGAGGTGATGACCGCCCGTTCGTTTGGTTTAACCGTGTAGAATCCTGAAAGGATGCAGCGAATCAGGCCGTAGAGGAGCAGGCCGACGACAAAGAGCAATGGGGTCATTTTATCTAGGGTTGGGTAGAGTGAGGATTGCTGAGGAAAACGGACTCCAGCCTCGCCGCCCCCCCCGTTTCGATTTATCGGAGCGGTTCGGGGACTCAAGGGTTGGATCCAAGGAGCGCCGGCTGGCGATGCCAGCCGAACGTGGCTACCCAAAGGCGCCGACTGCGGATCGTCAATCGCCCAATTGCCATGCGACCGGTCAAACCGGCGCCGGACACCACTCAGTCACCGATGCCTGGCCGCGTTCGAGTGAAGGCGATCAAAGGCATCGCCACTGCCAGACCGAAAGCGATCCAACCGTTCAAGACCGCTGAATACGCCAGAGTCGAAGCGACATGAAGTCCGCTGCTCGATTCACGAATCGCCTCGAGTTCCCCCAATCTACGGTTGCAGTATACAATCCAGCCAAGCGCTGCCAAGCAGCCCGCCACCGAATAGATCCGAAGCCGGACCGCCGAAACATCCAAGCTCAAGAGAAAGTCCACCTTTGCCACCTCTTCGGATCGCTTCGCCGACGTATCCAAAATGTTAAGATAGCTCGACCGCTTCACGAGCAACCAACCGACTCCCGCCCCCAGCGAGCAGGCAATCCAGAACGGCATGAGCAAAACGACATCCCCGATGCCCAGCGGCAGCCAGCTCATGGGGCCGAGCAATTGCGTCATGGTTCCTTCGAAAGCGGCAAACGTCGCCTCGAGATCCGCCTGCCTTTTCTCCAGCTCCGCGCTCGTCTCTTTCAGGGTTTGCAACTCGGAGCTCAGGGTTGCCACGATCGACTCGTAGCCCAACGCCTCTCGAAGCGTCTCCATCACCTCCTGCAAGCTGCGCAGCTCCAGGGAACGGGCGCCGAGCTTACCCTCCATCGACCACCACCATCTCTCGTCGC encodes:
- a CDS encoding SPFH domain-containing protein, whose translation is MEIFAAIAFFAGILFVPVFLSLLSFFGLFIAVQERTSVVFTLFGKVIGCIDEAGLHSPVRLLGMRALLVPFFGKRHFVSSSMRQSYLRNQMVNSEEGTPMGVGIWYEMKVIDPEKFLFVNANPDQSLEANVANATVSVLSNLEMETMLEDRHSLSRSVRSHVSPLSEKWGYQLGSVYIRKVAFTDAQMVHDITGKVVKRLVQVTSAMKQDGENRVGLIRSQANRRVSEEMARAMAMRPEVVGNMLNEIGGKDPEIRDAVITVLETEKLIEAKPEVEIVALGGGIEFVKQV
- a CDS encoding SPFH domain-containing protein, with product MTPLLFVVGLLLYGLIRCILSGFYTVKPNERAVITSFGRARRLKGDPQANGLSEEEAVRYNFPEVEVIKPGGPYFRWPWQKVYKVNISTQSMDITWDPSKDQPTIEAVTKDNLTTGVRGQIRYRVSENHLYAYLFGVESPLEHVMGYFVSILRERISNFVDPKSPSLLKMEVGGEELGNSVPEEAQEGVSINDLRKNLPLINKYMEEQCQTTAARYGIELDAALITEIDPPEEVDRALAAINSTRNQVAADISTAQADADQQITLSKRAVEIATNNAEAEVAPLKQLSETLSKIKQEGGSSGLEVYLRNMRVPLLGQAKKMYRSN